The Cucurbita pepo subsp. pepo cultivar mu-cu-16 chromosome LG18, ASM280686v2, whole genome shotgun sequence nucleotide sequence GACTGAGCGGACTTCGTGGACTGCCATTGAACTGGCATGGTCGATATAACCCGTACCCCATGAAGAAGTACTCCATAGGTATTAACATTGCGTGTGGCTGCTCTTCGGTTACCATCGATCCACAAGCTTGGACCTACGATGAACCAACCGTCGAGTTATAATCATTTAACTAAGCCTAGGCAGTTGTTGCTGCTGGAGAATTCGATTTTTTGAATGTCATACCTCAACCAAGGCACTATATCTTCTATCCAGTTTTGAAATCATATGAAGTGCTTCAGAATGGAAAGGCGAACTGTCCCCGACGAAAATGAGAGTACGACACCGGAGCCTCTTCAACCCTTCGGTGATGTCTGGTCTTCTGCAAAAAGGGGAAACAAGGTTGCAGTTCAGCATATGAGGACGAAGGAAACGAACGAACGGTTGAGATGGGAATAGCATTTACCTATTAATTGCTTGAAGGAACCTCAAAACATTGTTGCCTTGTCTCTCATCTAGCAACTGACAGAACAGATATACCATCTTTatcaaacaaaccaaaaaacaagagaaagaaacacATGACAAACAAACTAGTTTTGACATAACACATACTTTTCGACAAGCTTGAACGATATCAGACTCTGCAACTTCGGCACTACCACGGACTTCCTGTTGCATGTTAGAACAATCTCATGAATCTAGTCAACAACACGAGTATGAAAGACAAACACAGAAAGCCAAATTAACCCAAAGAATGGAAACTACATAACCTTGCTGAAGTATCGCTGAAGCAAGCACTCTTTCAACAAACCGCACATGCCATAGAAGTATAACAAGTTTGACATTACCTACAATTACAAAAGAGATATGTGACATTGAACATGAATAAAAACTCGAAAAGGCTTGAAAAGGGTACCTTATTATAGAACCACTCGGACCAAGAAGGCGACTTGTATAAGGGGGATATAAGAATTAAACCAATAACTCGTTCTCTATATTTCAACTGTAAAAGAATAAATTGGTCAGACCaagaaatttctttttgttatattgAATTTCACAATGAACTTCACGATTCAAGGAACATACAGCAAAAAGAGTAAGAATGTAAGCGCCGGCTGTTACCCCCATACACATCACTGCACCAAGTCTGAAAGAGACGAATCCAAATTCGAAATGACTATataatctttcatctcaataCTCAAAAGTGGAGAAAAAGTAAAGCGGCATTGTAATTACCCGAAATAGTTGAGAACCTCAAGAATTTGATCTGCTAAATCGTCGGCGGAGGGCGAAGGATCGTGCGGACAAATCTCAGCAGCTCCTAACTGCAAGAACTCTTGGTAAAGTTCCAAAAAGGAAACTATGTGAATATAGTATTCAGGAGCAGCAGACAAAGTTATCCATGAACACAAACAACAATACAGACCTCATGTCCTGGAGGACTGATATGATAAATGCAAAAGTTATGTAGTAGCAACGAAGCTGCTTCGGGGAAAAAGAATAATCCTTGAAAACATGACATATCTGCAAGAACTCAGAGAAAACACACCACTTAAAAGTTATCTCACATAATTTGATGATGACTAAACTAACAAGAAACCGAATATCGTCACCAAAACCACAACATAAAGATAACTCCAGGCGCTTACGATTTAGAGCCAAATCAGGATAAGTAATCAATGGCGGCTTGTCTTGGTCTCCACAGACTATTACAGACACAGAACCCTGGCCAGTTCGCACATGATACTCCTGAAAATAACATAAGTAGCTATGGGTGAGAAAAAAGGAAGCCTttgaggaaaggaaaaagttcaaatagcCCAACATTTCTTGCCAAGAATATACGTAAAGAACAGTTCATGTGCATTTCCTTTCAAGATGCCCAAGCTAACTTGTCCCTTCAGTTTAGTATAACTCAATAAAAGTAGTGCGTATAACAAATATATAGTTCAGCTTAAACTTATGACAACAGCCAAGATAAACAAGCAACTACCCTTGTCAACACATACAGAGTTTCATTACAAGCATAGAATGAGAAAAgatcaaaaagtaaaaacaactttaatcTGCACAACCCATTGATAACCCAAACTCCCAAAGTAGAGATATACAAGATGTCTTCAATTTGTTCCAACCTTCATAAAAGCTCGACCAGGTGAAAAATCTTTGTCAAAAGGGGTAAGAAAAATTGATTGCGAGGGATATCAACGGAATGAAACACAATAAAAACTATAAGAAAAGGACCCCAGAAGCTAGAAATGGCAAATGGGCAAGCAAAGCCCATCGTTATCACATCTTGCATTTAAACGAGTAAGGATAAAACACAGATCTCTGAATCAAGAAAGTAGCCACAAAACCTAACCCATTATGTAGCAAATTAATTAACCTTTGGGAGAGGGTTTGAACTTAATTATTGATAGCTTccaaaaattggaaaatccCCGTCAATCGAGACTCATAAATGAACCAGATCGCAacgggaaaaagaaaataaataaataaaaagtggaAAAGTAATAATCCCCAAAATAATTTCCTacttttttcttcacatccAAACAAAGCTATAGAATGCCGTAAGACGTTTCACCAAATAATGAGAACCCCCAGCCCCACCGCCAAAAGAAAACGCGATATTTGGCCATCAAATCAGCAAAATCCCGCTTAAATCACCCGATCGAgggaaaacaagaaagaaaaaaccgaTTCAACTCCATCATAAACCAAGGcattaaagaaaaacccagaaggaaaaaagagaagaagaaatgagttgaaatttaaacaaaCCTTGCCGCCGAGATAGATCTTCTCCATGTCGACGGAAACAGAGTCGTTAGGATCTGCCATAACAGCTCTATGTCCGTTCGATAGCGCCACCACCAGAACAACCGCTCGCCGTCGCTCGCGGAGGtcctctctgtctctctcgtCTTCCAGGCTTTGGATTCCTTGGCTTATATACAAGGCGATTCTTTCGCCCCCTGTCTGTTTTTAATACTCTCTTTTctatctgtttttttttttttttttttttttttttttttNtaatttctttttctcctttatcGCTCTAACTGGCAAATTAACCGACGGTTAATCTCCACCGACGATCGGCGACCCTCGCACCAACTGATATTTACCCTTTAACCGCGGTCAAAATCCCGCCACCTCAGCTtgtaaaatctaaataaaaaataaaaaattcttgaaCTTCCTCAAACGGCGTCGTTCCatatgccaaaaaaaaaaaattaaccaacttcttattgatttattaatttattaattaaaatacacTATAgtataatacaaatatatcATCTTACAATTATAAGATATATTATTAAACTCTATATAAGCATTAATATTTTGTCGGTAgcaatttaaatattaccattaacaatatttttatccCTAATTTAAATACCTTCTAAATATATTCGTTGAATAAGATTAATTTTCGAGGggtaaattcatttattttttattttgaatttaataattatttaataaaatatattactaaataatatttactagttaAGCGAAAATTAATAGGAAtgtaattattacaaattatctcaaataaaaattaaacacttagaactttttttaattaatttaatttatttttattttttaaattgtaaagacgaaaatgaaatgatgaggTGGGAGGTGGGGCCCAACATATTGGGTTTGACTAAAAGGTGATTGGTGTCACACTGATGCTTACACCTGGCATTGGATGCTTTTTTATGTGGGACCCGCCCCGTGATGTAGGGATGTCTTACGTGTACAAAAGGAGTCATttggaatttaatttaattttttttttagataataaataaataaaaaagaaatgagagaTTGCTTGCCTTTGATTGGACTCAATTATTAATCATGcccattttaattatattttaatattaaattgacTTACATTTGTCAAATTGTGAGTGGCTCCCTCACATTCCTTCACCAACCAAATAAATCActaaaagtaattataaaaatatataagtaattaattaatattttattgagaaaattttcaataataaggAACCCTCCATctgaatattataatttataaatttattttactcaacgtgaaagagagaattgctaagaaatattaattaattaattcagaTAATAAGGTATTTTCCAAgccttaatttaaaaaaaataataataaatttatatttataataattgaagTTGCTTGAAAACCAATAGGCAAAATTCAAGGCTGATACAACTAGATGATTcatatttgattcattttcatGAAAAACCATACAATATCGTAATGTATCGAAAAAAAcgtcttccttttttctctcttcggTTGAAAATTTGCAATCCTTGGGCGAAAATTGTACTTTCAGAGTTGAAAATCTACCATTCTCGGCGTTGTATTGAGTATTGACCTCGTCGGTCAACTCCTCCAGAAAGATCCACAAAAGAACgtttttttgttgaatctCATTACTCTTTCGTATCCGAATCTTCGTCCGAGTGTGGATTATGAACTTCGCCGTCGCTGTCTGTATCGTTATCATCAACAGCTGACCCCAATTCGGTCGCATCAGAGTTTGGGACAAGATCATACTTCGTAAATTTGATCTTCTTCTGTTTTTTGGCCATTCTCTGTAGCTTCTTCTTCCCCGAACCATTTTGAGTTGTCGACATTGTATGCGCAGCGGATACAAGAGCTGCATTTACCGATTCGTCCATCACTCTGTCCTCTTcacttccattttcattttcccctTGCTTGTCAATGTAAAACAAAAGTTCATCATCTACACTACGTCCCTCCGATGTGGGATGCCCCGAGACTGATTTAGAAATATCGAGAACTAATTTGGCTCGATGGTTGGAAATAGTACTGTCGAATACTCTTACACCGTGATCTTCAGCCTTGAGAAGCCACTCTGGAAGAAAACGAACAGAAGATTAGGTCGTCGACTATACTATTAATGTGAAATTATAATCATCTtaccaagaaatattttaggtGATGATCCTTTCGGATGATTAACATTTTCATCGCTAGGAATTTGGCTTTTGACCCATCTAATAATTTGAGAAGAAACAAGAGAAGTTGAGAAGGCGTTTAGATAAGAGATGGCTCTGTTCTGATCTCCATGCTCCCTAAATATAAcaacaaacaagaaatataTCAAGGAAGGTTTGATTTAAAGTTCTGGGTATGTTGAGTTCTTCACATACCTGTAAAACTCTATGGCCTCATGAGTAAGAATCAATCTCTTAACAGCCAGAAATGCCACATGATCCACAGGTAAGTTAATGGCTTTCTCATCATTCAAAAATGAATAATCAACCAATATAAGAGCATCATATAGAATCTTCCTTAACAGAGCTTCATCTTCATTACTCTGCAGAAAAAAGTTTACAATCGCATCAAATGTTTAAAGAAATAGCCATAGTGCATGTACATGTTCATGTTCAATTATGGGTACATGTTCATGTTCAATCAAAGCTGAGGACAAAGTGCATGTACATGTTCATAACAAATCAGAAATTCTTCATCTCACTATCTACTTTCATCAATTATGGGTCCATGTATCTTGAGCATTTTAACAATTTACACCACAAACAAAGTACACGAGCAAAAAGCCAAGAAAACGAGACCGATTCGGCAGGGTTTTACAAAAGCTTTGATTTTCCAAGTTCCAGGCatggaaaaattgaaacaGTAACATAACACATTTGTTCTCCTTAGACATGAAGGAGTAATGTGAATAAGATAGAGAGGATTAGCATTCTCCAAAGAAAGAGGAATAAGACAGACAAGATTATCCTGAAATATAAGACACAAAAGTGTGGTCTACCGAGAAATCAGTCAAACatggtgtgagatcccacatcggttggagaggggaataaagcATTCCTtgcaagggtgtggaaacctctccctaataggtgcgttctaaaaccttgaggggaaacctagaagggaaagctcgaggacaatatctgctatcgaTGGGCTTGGGTGGACAGGGAACCTACAACAGATGGGAACTTAAAAGCTCTTGTGTGCATATGGAAGTGCCATGCAAACCAAAGCACACGCTCATAAGCACTAATAGAATTAAACAGACTAAATAGAATATGAAACTACAAAAGCAGAACATACC carries:
- the LOC111779581 gene encoding protein NDL1-like, yielding MADPNDSVSVDMEKIYLGGKEYHVRTGQGSVSVIVCGDQDKPPLITYPDLALNHMSCFQGLFFFPEAASLLLHNFCIYHISPPGHELGAAEICPHDPSPSADDLADQILEVLNYFGLGAVMCMGVTAGAYILTLFALKYRERVIGLILISPLYKSPSWSEWFYNKVMSNLLYFYGMCGLLKECLLQRYFSKEVRGSAEVAESDIVQACRKLLDERQGNNVLRFLQAINRRPDITEGLKRLRCRTLIFVGDSSPFHSEALHMISKLDRRYSALVEVQACGSMVTEEQPHAMLIPMEYFFMGYGLYRPCQFNGSPRSPLSPSCISPELLSPESMGLKLKPIKTRIS